From the genome of Nakamurella flavida:
CGACCCCGGGCCGTTCCCGCCCCTCCCCGACCGCGCGGCCCACAGAGCCTTGACGACACACGGTTACCGTCGTTTTCACGTTCTGTCATCGATCTGAGCGGAGCGTCAACCCCGTCCCGCCTGCCTCGGCGCCACGCTGGACGGCCCACGAGGGAGCCCGTTCGATGGTCGTTCTGCCCCGTCCCGCCCGCACCGGCACGCCCACCTCCCCCGGCGCCGCCGGTTCGGCCGGAACCGTGACGAAGTGGATCTACTCGCTGCGCACCGACCAGCTGCTGGCCTGGTCGTGGTTGCCGCTCTTCGCCCTGACCGCGGGGCTCAGCCTGCCGTCCACCCCGACCTTCGACCGCGCCACGCTGGCCGTGATGAGTTGGGTCTTCCTGGTGAGCCTGCTGCACCAGCCGTTGACCCTGCTGCTGGTCTACGGGGACAAGGCGCAGTTCCGGATGCGGCGCGCGCTGTTCGTCTGGACGCCGATCGTCGCCATCCCGTTGATCACCGCGGCCGTGCTGCTCGACCTCTGGATCATCATCCCGATCGCCGCGGTGTGGCAGCTCTACCACACCCAGCAGCAGCGCTACGGGCTGCTCCGCATCTACGCCCGCAAGGCGAAGTACGGCTCGGTGGCGCTGGATCGCGCGGTGTCCTACGTGCCGCTCGCCGCCGTGATCGCCGCCGTCGCCCTGCTGCCCGGCACCGCCCACCAGCTCACGCGCTTCGCCGACGGGCTCGGTTCGGACAACGCCAGCGAGGTCGAGCTGCTGCTCTCCGCCCGGTCGCTGCTGCTGTGGGTCGCCGTCCCGCTCGCCGTCGCCGCCGTGGTCGTGCTCCTGGCCTACGGCCGCCAGGAGCGGCAGGCGGTGATCGCCGGCCGGGCCAACCCCGCGAAGTGGAACTACCTGGCCAGCTCGCTGGCCCTGCTCGTGGCCCTGATGGTCAACCCGGTCGCCGGACTGGTCGCCTACATCACCGCCCACGCGATCGAGTACGTCGTCGTGGTGCACCGCACGCTCATCAGTCGGTACGGCACGGACGCCCGGGGCGCCGGCGGCCGCGGGCTGCTGGCCTTCCTGGCCGGGACCCCGCTCAAGCGCGTCGCCCTGCTCGTCGGGTTCTTCGCCGTGTTCGCGGTGATCGACCTGCAGATGCGCGGTGTGCTCCCCACGGCCACGTACCTGATCATCGTCTACAGCATCGGGCTGCTGCACTTCCTCTACGACGGCTTCATCTGGAAGAGCCGCAAGCCCGCCGTTGCCTCGGACTTCGGCATCCCGGCCACCCCACCGGCGCGCTGACCGACCCGGGCCCGCTCCCCCGGCCCCGGGTCGGCGGACCCGCCCCGGGCCAGTAACCTCGAAGGACTCATCCTGGCCTGGGGGCGGCTGTCGCCCTCAGTCGCGATCGCCCCGTGCGCATCGCAGACGAGCGAGAGGCGCAACCGGAATGTCCGACGTGACGCAGACACCGCAGTCGACCTCCCCCGCACCGGCCGACGCCGGGCCGGACCGCGTGGTCGTGGGCGAGACCACCCTGGAACTGAAGACCGTCGCGGCCGTGGAGGGCGCCTCGGGCGTCGACATCTCCAAGCTGCTGGCCACCACCGGGGTGATCACCCTGGACCCGGGCTTCATGAACACCGGGTCGACCACGTCGGCCATCACCTACATCGACGGCGACGCCGGCATCCTGCGGTACCGGGGCTACCCCATCGAGCAGCTGGCCAAGTCCTCCACGTTCCTGGAGACCAGCTATCTGCTCATCTACGGCGAGCTGCCCACCCAGACCGAGCTCGACGCCTTCACCTCGCGGATCAGCCGGCACACCCTGCTGCACGAGGACCTCAAGCGGTTCTTCGACGGGTTCCCGCGGGATGCGCACCCGATGCCGGTGCTGTCCAGCGCGGTCAGCGCGCTGTCGACCTTCTACCAGGACGGTCTCGACCCGTTCAACACCGAGCAGGTCGAACTGGCCACCGTCCGCCTGCTGGCCAAGCTGCCGACCATCGCGGCCTACGCCTACAAGAAGAGCATCGGCCAGCCGTTGCTCTACCCGGACAACTCGCTCGGGCTGGTGGAGAACTTCCTGCGGATGTCGTTCGGCTTCCCGGCCGAGCCGTACGAGGTCGACCCCAAGATGGCCAAGGCGCTGGACCAGCTGCTGATCCTGCACGCCGACCACGAGCAGAACTGTTCGACCTCGACGGTGCGCCTGGTCGGTTCCTCGCACGCGAACCTGTTCGCCTCCGTCTCGGCCGGCATCAACGCGCTGTTCGGCCCGCTGCACGGCGGGGCCAACCAGGCCGTGCTGGAGATGCTCGAGAAGATGCGCGTCGAGGGCGGCGGGGTCGACGCGTTCGTCAAGCGGGTGAAGAACAAGGAGCCCGGCGTGAAGCTCATGGGCTTCGGGCACCGGGTCTACAAGAACTACGACCCGCGCGCGGCCCTGGTGAAGGCGACCGCCGACGAGGTCCTCGCCGATCTCGGCGCCGACGACGAGCTGCTGCAGCTGGCCAAGCAGCTCGAGGAGGTCGCGCTCTCCGACGAGTACTTCATCTCCCGCAAGCTCTACCCGAACGTCGACTTCTACACCGGGCTGATCTACAAGGCGATGGGCTTCCCCACCCGCATGTTCACCGTGCTGTTCGCGCTGGGCCGGCTGCCCGGCTGGATCGCCCAGTGGCGCGAGATGATCGCCGACCCCACCACCAAGATCGGCCGCCCGCGGCAGGTCTACACCGGCTACGCCGAGCGCGACTGGACGGGGATGGCCGAGCGCTGAGCCGACCACGACCTCGATGCGGGCCCGGGCGATGATCGCCCGGGCCCGTCGTCGTCCTTGCCGATGCCAGGGTCGGAACCGGCTGCCGCAGGGCGGGGTCCGGCACTGTCGGTGGAGCCGGGCATGATCGGGGGATGAGTACGCCCAGCCTGTTGTGGTTCCGTCGTGACCTGCGTCTGTCCGACCACGCCGCCCTGCTCGCCGCCGCCCACGACGGAGACGCCGACCGCGAGATGCTCGGGGTGTTCGTCGCCGACGACGCGCTGATGAAGCCCTCCGGCGCCCCCCGCCGGCACTTCCTGGCCGGCTGCCTGTCCGCCCTGGACGAGTCGATGGGCGGCCGCCTGCTGATCGTGCACGGCAGGCCGGAGACGGTGATCCCCCGGTTGGCGGCGCAGATCGGCGCCGACAGCGTGCACATCTCCGCCGACTTCATGCCCTACGGGCGTCGCCGGGACGATGCGGTCGCGAAAGCGTTGCAGGACAAGGGCATCGAGCTGGTCACCACCGGCTCCCCGTACGCCATCGCGCCCGGCCGGGTCACCAAGGACGACGGCAGTTCCTTCGCCGTGTTCACCCCGTTCTACCGGGCGTGGAAGCAGCACGGCTGGCGCAAGCCGGCCGTCTCCGGGAAGGGCGTGAGCTGGATCGATCCGGATTCGGTCACCGGGATCACCCGGCACGACCCGGACCTGCTCGCCCGGCCGCTGCCGAAGGGCATGACGCTGATCGAGCCGGGCGAGAAGGCCGGTCTGGCCCACTGGAAGGACTTCCTGGACGGACCGGTGGACGACTACCAGGACCACCGCGACCGGCCCGACCTGCCCGGCACCAGCCGGATGTCGGCCTACCTGAAGTGGGGCTGCCTGCACCCGCGCACCCTGCTCGCCGACCTGGACGGGCGGTCCGGGGAGGGCGCGGAGACCTACCGTTCCGAGCTGGCCTGGCGGGAGTTCTACGCCGATGTCGTGCACCGGGTACCCGAATCCACCCGGACCTCGCTGGACCCGGTCATCGAGGCGATGGAATGGGACAGCGGCGCCGAGGCCGACGAGCACCTGCAGGCCTGGAAGGACGGCCGCACCGGGGTGCCGTTCGTCGACGCGGGCATGCGCCAGCTGCTGGCCGAGGGCTGGATCCACAACCGACTGCGGATGGTGGTGGCCTCGTACCTGATCAAGGACCTGCACCTGCCGTGGCAGATCGGCGCCCGGCACTTCATGGAGCACCTGGTCGACGGTGATCTGTCGTCCAACAACCACGGGTGGCAGTGGGTGGCCGGGTCCGGGTCGGCGTCCGCCGCGTTCTACCGGGTGTTCAACCCGATGACCCAGGGCGAGAAGTTCGACCCGAACGGCGAGTACGTCCGCAAGTACGTCCCCGAGCTGGCCGGGGTGTCCGGCAAGGCCGTCCACCAGCCGTGGCTGCTGCCCGACGGCGTCCCGGACGGCTACCCCGAGCCGATCGTGGACCACAAGGCCGAACGGGAGGAGGCGCTCCGGCGGTTCAAGGAGCGCCCCAAGCGCTGAGCGCCGGCCGGGTCCGGTACGAGCCGCCCGGTGCGGCACCCGTGACGGGCCTCCGCACCGGGGCGGCCATGGCTCAGCCCGCGGCGACCGGTCGCAGACCCCAGGAGGCGGACCAGGTGTCGCCCGGTTCCAGGGTCAGCAGCCCCCAGCCGTTGTTGAACGCGTCGGCCGCGCACGTCATCGGCTCGACCGCGACGGCCCGCCGCTGCTGCGGGGCGGACGGGCTCGGGAAGTTCGTCGGCGAGAACACCTGGACCCAGCCGAACACCTCGTCGGCCCACAGCACCAGGCCGGTGCCGTCCGGAGCGGTCAGGCTGTGCTCGACCCGGCCCCCGTCCGCCGCCAGGTCGGTCAGCGCGACGTCGGCGTCCAGGTGTCCGAGCCGCACCCCGGAGCGCAGATCCAGACCGGTGCCCTGCACGGGCTCCCGGCCCACCGGGATGAGCCGCTCGTCGCACGGCGCGTAGGTCTCCGCGCGCACGGTCAGCACCAGGTCGTCCACCGGGTGGTCGCCGACCCGCAGGTAGGGGTGGGTACCCACGCCGAACGGAGCCGCAGCGTCGCCCGGGTTGGTCAGCTCGTGGGTGACGGCGAGCCCGTCGGCGGTGAGCGCGTACGTCACCCGGGTGTCCAGGACGAACGGGTAGCCGTGCTGCGGGTAGATCGTCGCGGCCAGGGTGATGCGGTCGTCCTGCTGCTCGACGACCCGGTAGGCGGTGTTGCGCAGCAGCCCGTGGGTGGCGTGCCCGTTGGACAGCTCGGTGATGTCCAGCTTCTGCACGGCCCCGTCGTGGGTCCAGCGGGCATCGCGGATGCGGTTGGGCCAGGGCACGAGCACGATGCCGCAGCCCATGGGCGGCAGCTCGGCGTCGTCCCACGTCTCGGTGTAGGCGACGCCGCCGACCTGGAACCCGCGGAGCACGGCGGCGAGCTCGCCGATGTGGGCGGTGGCCTCGCCGAGTCGCAGCTCGTGCACCGGACCGGTGGCCGGGCGGGCGGTCACCGGGTGCCCCCGCTCGCCGCCGACAACGCCCGCCCGAACTGCAGCAACCTCTGCATCTGTGCCAGCCCTCCATCGGTGATCGACTTGGAGAACCGGTAGGTCTCCATGAACTGCAGGGAACGCGTCTCGTTCGCCTCGGTCAGCTCGGTCAGCGAGCGCTCCGGGGTCTGCGTGGAGAGGTACAGCATGACGGTGTGCATGGTCCGCGACCCGTCGGGCTGGTTGTGGAAGCGGTGGCGCAGGCCCTGGTCGACGATCGCGGCGAGCGGCACCGTCCGCAGCGACGAGGTGAAGAACGACTCACCCGGCGCGTCGTCGTCCACCTCGTCGTCGCCGTGCCACAGCACGAGCCGGCGGCCGTCGGTCACCGCCACCTCCTGCCACAACGACTCGCCCCACGGCTGCTCGGTGGTCAACCGCTCGCAGGTGAAGGCGGTGACGTCACCGAAGTCGAGCACCCCGGACAACGCGTCCAGGGCGATCTCGGCGTCACGGATGTAGGCGTGGACGGCATCGGCCAGACCCTGGTACGGGGCCCAGTCCTGGGGTGGGTGCGACGACGGCGACGAGGACGACATGGGTGGGGGCCTCCCGGGTTCAGGGCACCGATCCTGCCCCATGCCGGTGAACGTTCCGGACCAGGGCACCGGTCAGCCGCGGACCGACGCCACCGTCGCCGACCAGTGCCGCACCGCGCCCGTGCTGATCATCGAGATGCTGATGATCGGCAGGACGGCGAACAGGAACGGCCAGGCCACCACCCCGCGGACGGCCACC
Proteins encoded in this window:
- a CDS encoding citrate synthase; translation: MSDVTQTPQSTSPAPADAGPDRVVVGETTLELKTVAAVEGASGVDISKLLATTGVITLDPGFMNTGSTTSAITYIDGDAGILRYRGYPIEQLAKSSTFLETSYLLIYGELPTQTELDAFTSRISRHTLLHEDLKRFFDGFPRDAHPMPVLSSAVSALSTFYQDGLDPFNTEQVELATVRLLAKLPTIAAYAYKKSIGQPLLYPDNSLGLVENFLRMSFGFPAEPYEVDPKMAKALDQLLILHADHEQNCSTSTVRLVGSSHANLFASVSAGINALFGPLHGGANQAVLEMLEKMRVEGGGVDAFVKRVKNKEPGVKLMGFGHRVYKNYDPRAALVKATADEVLADLGADDELLQLAKQLEEVALSDEYFISRKLYPNVDFYTGLIYKAMGFPTRMFTVLFALGRLPGWIAQWREMIADPTTKIGRPRQVYTGYAERDWTGMAER
- a CDS encoding cryptochrome/photolyase family protein, with product MSTPSLLWFRRDLRLSDHAALLAAAHDGDADREMLGVFVADDALMKPSGAPRRHFLAGCLSALDESMGGRLLIVHGRPETVIPRLAAQIGADSVHISADFMPYGRRRDDAVAKALQDKGIELVTTGSPYAIAPGRVTKDDGSSFAVFTPFYRAWKQHGWRKPAVSGKGVSWIDPDSVTGITRHDPDLLARPLPKGMTLIEPGEKAGLAHWKDFLDGPVDDYQDHRDRPDLPGTSRMSAYLKWGCLHPRTLLADLDGRSGEGAETYRSELAWREFYADVVHRVPESTRTSLDPVIEAMEWDSGAEADEHLQAWKDGRTGVPFVDAGMRQLLAEGWIHNRLRMVVASYLIKDLHLPWQIGARHFMEHLVDGDLSSNNHGWQWVAGSGSASAAFYRVFNPMTQGEKFDPNGEYVRKYVPELAGVSGKAVHQPWLLPDGVPDGYPEPIVDHKAEREEALRRFKERPKR
- a CDS encoding aldose 1-epimerase family protein, with protein sequence MTARPATGPVHELRLGEATAHIGELAAVLRGFQVGGVAYTETWDDAELPPMGCGIVLVPWPNRIRDARWTHDGAVQKLDITELSNGHATHGLLRNTAYRVVEQQDDRITLAATIYPQHGYPFVLDTRVTYALTADGLAVTHELTNPGDAAAPFGVGTHPYLRVGDHPVDDLVLTVRAETYAPCDERLIPVGREPVQGTGLDLRSGVRLGHLDADVALTDLAADGGRVEHSLTAPDGTGLVLWADEVFGWVQVFSPTNFPSPSAPQQRRAVAVEPMTCAADAFNNGWGLLTLEPGDTWSASWGLRPVAAG